The sequence TGTGTGTGCACCACCTAGTCAAAATGGCacagacaaaataaataaaaagtcgAAATGTGCTAACCTCCTCATGGATTTTCTTGAGGAAGGCGATCTCTTCCTGTAGAGTCTCTATACGTCTTTCCAGATCAAGGCGGGCCAAAGTGGCAGCATCCACGTCCTAAGAGTGAATGTGATACCAAAATAAATCTATGCCACATTTTAATGTCCATTAATAAAGCCAATATGGGGGACGGGGAGGGGGTGTTTAGAGAACTTACTGCTCTGAAAGCAGACAGATTATTCTCTGCCTCCTCCCTCAGTGCAATCTCCTCCTGAAGCCTGGTGAGAAGAAGAGGGAGAAGGGAGTTATATGTCATGTTTATTACAACCAGCCTCTTTCCTTTCCTTTTATAGACTGAAGGTGCACAACAACCGCACACAAATGCTCTTCGCACTGGAAGGTGGAGTGGGGCCAGCACTTTTAGGCTGACTAACTCCTGAATAGGAAGTCGAACTAGGCTTTTGTAAACAATGTGTTTGAGAGGACAATAGCTTCCTTTATAAAGACAATTTCCTTAAGCCTTTAATAACCTCTCAAGGTCTGATATAGCATTTTATTTAGCACATAATGCTGGTAGACCGGGTGAAGTCTAGAATTATTTGTTGGTCACTGCAGAGAGAGGCAATTTGAAACTATTTTCAGCATTACATAAAGAACAATCCAGTGACCCTGAAACACTTGTGCCCTGTGGTCTCTTAGCCTGACTCATTAAAcccattatataaataataatttcctTTCAAACTGCTTTTATTTGCCTGTATTTTGAGAAGACATTAACCCATCCAACATATTACATattctgaaacaacaacaaaaaaacattttaggtGAGAAAAGTCCTTTAAAATCCCTTTAAAAGTAAAAGAAAAGTCCTTCTCAGCTTAGTAGAGGTATTTCAGGAGATAAAATGCATTCTTATGAtcaattgcatcaattcacagaaattaaatttgaccaactgaaaaatttagatgtgatcagtcactagaacattttcaattggagacataatttttttttacagtgcataaccATCAGTGGGGCTTAAGCAGatcatacaattttttttgaaGGAGATCATACATATTCATACAAATTAGCCACCATTTCAGCAAAAAGTAAAATGGTTATGAATTGCTATGagaatgtgtttttgtcttctTGTTGTTTATGAGATGTTAGTGACAGGGAAAGATCATGTTTGTTTCCCCGTTGGCTCTAAAAAACTCTTGATATGTAAAGCACTGTGTTTCTAAATATGAAACTCAAGTATGGATTGACAGCTCCACTGCCACAAAGAATACATGCATAACATTTGCATAATATTTTTGGATGTGTTTTAAAAGGTGTTTCAACTTTATTCTTTCAAACAGAAACTATGATTTATattccattttttaaaaagcttaAACCAACCCAAGCTGGTTTGCCAGCCTGGTTAAGATGGTCCTGTCGTCATCTGTGGTTCCATTAAGAATCTTgaagggttagctcacccaaaaatgaaaattctttcatgtcattccaaacctgcaagactttttttcatcttcagaacacaaatgaagatcttatCGTAATCTTTCTCAAGTTTTCTTAgttaaaaattgcacatgaacggcCTTTGAAGTCAGTCACTTCAATTGAATGAGCTCATAATTACAACTTTGGAAGTGGGAATTACGAAACTTCATGATATACGTGAAAGCAGCATTATTTACGAGGTGAGAAGTCGTAAATGGGACATCATGTGCGTTCAAATCTCTTTGGTCGGAGCAAGATGGTTATGTACCTTCTTTTAATGAATTTCACGAAAATACAGTAAGGTTTGTGACACTGCTTAGAACATGAAAAACAAGGAATGCACATCAGGTGACTTTCAATCTTTTACGTTTTTAATTAATCCATGAAGCCGCTGTAATCTGTATCGTTATATACGGCTAATAGTTATATTACAATGCTAGCTTACTTTGTAGTAAATGACAAAGCCTGACAGTGTCACTGCTAAATACCCGTTATTCCACTACAGACATTGCATCCATGGATTCTGCCATGTTTCTCGCTGACACGCCCCCAACTCATACAGAGCGGGCCTTAAAGAACATCGCGAACTTCCCACTGGTAGTTACGACTTTGTGGTGCATTCAACTCGTAAATGCAATCTTAATGACATGACTTGAATGCACCATTAGAGCTTTCTGTACCTCCATTAACAGCCTACGCAACTACCATTTTCAAACCCCAGAAAGATACGTGACTCCAGAGGTTTAACCCTAATTTTATTAAGTGCTGAGTTtgctaaaaagaaaaagaaaaaaagaaacataatttactgcttgATTTGCAATATATTAATCTCCAATGTGTCGTGGTGCTCCCTTGAGTGTGCGATGGAGATTCATATTTTGTAAAtagtaatttatattttttgtgccaagtctcagatttcattaaaaagatcttcatttgtgtgatGAACGACATGAggtagtaattaatgacagtgTTATGACTATCTAGAACCTTTCAAATGCACAAAATGTTCTTCATATAGTGGAAACGGgttctttagattattaaaatgttcttcacacttcttcacaaaatgtttttttaagagCTGTTCAGAAAGAATCTTTAGGGACcccaaaatggttcttctatggcatcattGCGAAAACACCCTTTTTGAATCTTGAAGCTGGAGGTTAGCTGGGCAGCCAACTGGTTTCTCGCAGCCTGACTAGCTGAGAAGTGTCCAAGACCCATCCAAAACCAACCTGACTAGACTGTCTGGAAGACTGTTAAACCAACTTAGGAAggtttaatatgtttttttttccagtggAGTATTCAAGCAGCATGCATCATACCTGACTTTCAGTTTCTGCAGGTCATCTGCCAAGTTGTCCCGCTCCACCTCCACACGTGATCTGTGATTGGTCACCACTTCGATCTCTCTCCTCATCTCCCTCATCTCATCCTCATACAGGTCGGAGATGCGTGTGGGCTCCCGCCCCCTCAAACGCTCCACCTCAACCACCAGCCCCTGATTCTGCTGCTCCAGCATGCGGACCTTCTCAATGTAGCTGGCAAATCTGTCGTTTAGGTGCTGAAGCTCAGCTTTCTCATTAGTGCGTGTATGGAGAAACTCCTGGTTGAGCGCGTCTGCCAGGCTGAAGTCCAGTGTCTCACCCATCCCGCCATAGGACCGGTTATAGCCCGCAGATAAATTGGGCATACTGTAGGAGGAGGCTCGATAATTGGAGAATCCAGGAGAAGAATTGGAGGACTTGGAGACCTCGTAGACTCTGGAGCTGACCCTAGAGCTCCCGGACCCCCCGGTGGAGGCTCGGCCAAACATAGAACGGGACATTGGTGGAGTCAGGTAACCTGGACCACCAAACATTCGACGGTATGAAGAGGCTGAGGAGGAGGCATAAGAGTGGCTCATGTTGGAGCATAAAACAGGCAGACTAGATGAATACAAACACCCTCTAGAGAGGACAGAGACAGAATGAGCGCATGGCATGATCATCTGTGGCTATTTGTAGGCTTCTGCCACCTCCCTCCCACCCTCCCCATCTACCCTAAACTCCTTCAGCCCCACTCTCACTCTCCCATCCTACCCCCAAATTATCTCTACCTATCTCTTTAACTTACTGTCCTGCTGTCCCAACTCATGCCACAAGTTGTGCCCCTCATCACAGTTGTGGACTACAGTCCAAACCTCATCACATGCATGTTTTTCACTTTTTCCATTGATTTTTATAATTAAAGGAATAACTCAACCAAAATACAAatgtttaatcatttactcacccccatgttccaaacatgtatgacttACTATCCTGTGTAATATgcaaaagaatatattttgagaaatcttttttgttttgttttgttttgttttttggaccctgttaacttTGATTATATGGGCCAGGGATATTAAAGTTAgcaaactaaaactaaatctaaaaccattaaaaaaattaattaatgaattgaaataaataaacttatataaatttaaacaaaatatatacaatttaTTATATTTCGGTTAGTTTCCAAGGCAACTTATTTTGGATGTTCTAATAactgaaatggaaataaaaatgaataaaaacgattaaaaattaaataaataaataaataactaatacaaattaaaaaaggcaacaactaaaattaaaattaaattcacATTTGGATTCCATAAATTGTCATAATGTTGTCACTGCATTGCTTTGCCATTTGCAAATGCCCTGATAACAGCTTGAGAAAATGTCACATTCTAAGATTCTTGGGTGCAGAAGTAGAACCTAAAGCTGGTAAACAGATGAGCACATATTGAGAAGAAGGTTTATCTAAGCTGCCTTAAAAAGGAAAGGCATGAACTGGAGAACAGGGGATGTACGACTCTGTACGGCAAAAGAGATGAtcctgtcctcctacactggtAAATGCATGTGTCATTAATGGATAATGTCATTTACCATGTCACTACTGAAGGAGAACAGTTAtaagatacactatattgccaaaagttttgggacgcctgcctttacattcACATGAACTTCAATGATATTCAGTTCTTAATATgttgggtttaatatggagttggacCACCCGTTGCAGTAATAGCAGCTTTAACTCTTCTGGAAagactttccacaaggtttattccataagtgtgtttatgggaatttttgactattttagaagcgcatttgtgtggtcaggcactgatgttggacgacaAGGCCTGGTTcgtctccactctaattcatcccaaagtgTCTATCTGGTTGAGGTCAGACTGTGCAGGACAGTCAAATTCCTCCATACCAAACttactcatccatgtctttatgggacttgctttgtgcactggtgcgcagtcatatTGGAACAGGATGGGGCCATCCCTAAACTGTTCCTACAaaattgggagcatgaaattgtcaaaaatgtattggtatgctgaagcattaagagttcctttcaccgGAACTTAATGGCCAAACCCAATCCCTGGAAAACCACCCATCACCataacccccctccaccaaactttacacttggcacaatgcagtcaggcaagtactgttctcctggctaccaccaaacccagactcgtccatcggattgccagataTAAAAGCATGATTCATCCCTCCAGAtaacacatctccactgctctagagtccaatggcggtgtgc is a genomic window of Pseudorasbora parva isolate DD20220531a chromosome 12, ASM2467924v1, whole genome shotgun sequence containing:
- the desmb gene encoding desmin b isoform X1, producing MSHSYASSSASSYRRMFGGPGYLTPPMSRSMFGRASTGGSGSSRVSSRVYEVSKSSNSSPGFSNYRASSYSMPNLSAGYNRSYGGMGETLDFSLADALNQEFLHTRTNEKAELQHLNDRFASYIEKVRMLEQQNQGLVVEVERLRGREPTRISDLYEDEMREMRREIEVVTNHRSRVEVERDNLADDLQKLKVRLQEEIALREEAENNLSAFRADVDAATLARLDLERRIETLQEEIAFLKKIHEEEIRELQAQMQETQVQIQMDMSKPDLTAALRDIRAQYEGIAAKNIAEAEDWYKSKVSDLNQAVSKNNEALKQSKLESMEFRHQIQSYTCEIDSLKGTNESLMRQMRDMEDRHGREAGAFQDTIARLEAEIANMKDEMARHLREYQDLLNIKMALDVEIATYRKLLEGEESRIVMPMQAYSTISFRETSPEHQQRTSEMHSKKSVLIKTIETRDGEVVSESTQHQHDIM
- the desmb gene encoding desmin b isoform X2; translated protein: MSHSYASSSASSYRRMFGGPGYLTPPMSRSMFGRASTGGSGSSRVSSRVYEVSKSSNSSPGFSNYRASSYSMPNLSAGYNRSYGGMGETLDFSLADALNQEFLHTRTNEKAELQHLNDRFASYIEKVRMLEQQNQGLVVEVERLRGREPTRISDLYEDEMREMRREIEVVTNHRSRVEVERDNLADDLQKLKVRLQEEIALREEAENNLSAFRADVDAATLARLDLERRIETLQEEIAFLKKIHEEEIRELQAQMQETQVQIQMDMSKPDLTAALRDIRAQYEGIAAKNIAEAEDWYKSKVSDLNQAVSKNNEALKQSKLESMEFRHQIQSYTCEIDSLKGTNESLMRQMRDMEDRHGREAGAFQDTIARLEAEIANMKDEMARHLREYQDLLNIKMALDVEIATYRKLLEGEESRIVMPMQAYSTISFRETSPEHQQRTSEMHSKKSVLIKTIETRDGEV